GGAGGATTGAGAAGCTGTGGTTCAAGAAGGTTGGAATAAAATAGAAGGCATGGGTTCAACTATGGCTAACGTGAAAGAGAGGATTGAAGGGTGTGGTAGGGAGTTGCATGCATGGGGTGCATCAAAAACACACCCtgacaccaaaaaaataaaggcacTTCAAAAGAGGATAGAGgtgttgaatatgggtgagtgcactgaagaaaataaaactgAGTTTCTAATGGTCAATAAGGAGTTGGATGACCTCTTGCTTAAACAGGAGATTTTTTGGGCGCAACGTTCTCAAATCTCTTGGCTTAAACATGGAGATAAGAATACAAAATTCTTTCATTCTAAGGCCTTACAACGAAGACAGAGAAATTTATTCAAGGGATAAAGAATCATGATGACAGATGGATGGAGGAAGTGGAAGAGATAGCAGGTGTGGCTACCAGgtattttgagaatattttcaAGGTCGGTGAATGTGACAGGTTGGAAGAGTGCCTAGCTACAGTGCATCCTAAGGTGTCTCCTAATATGTGGGATATTTTGTCTAGTGAATATGGTCTGGAGGAAATTAAAGCAGTGTTGTTCCAAATGGGACCAACAAAGGCTCTTGGACCTGACAGTATAAATGCTctcttttaccaaaatttttgacATATTGTTGGAGATGATGTGATTAATGCAGTGCTGGATTGTCTGAATAATGGAATTATGGAACCTGATGTTAATTATACACATATTGTTCTcattcctaaaataaaatcactagAAAAAATTACTGATTACAGACCCATTAGCCTTTGTAACGTCATTTTACAAAATTATCTCAAAGGTCCTGGCAAATAGATTGAAGCAAATCCTCCCCCACTTGATTGCTACCACTCAAAGTGCTTTTGTACCTGGCCGTCTCATTATTGATAACTTTCTTATAGCATATGAGTCCTTACATGTCATGCATTGTTGCAAAAAAGGTAGAAGAGGTTCCCTTGCTTTGAAACTAGATGTTAGTAAAGCATATGATCGGGTTGAGTGAGCCTTCCTAAAAGGTATCATGACAAAACTAGGCTTTCTTGAGGTGTGGATTGAGCGGGTCATGTGTTGTGTATCTACCCCCTCGTTTTCTGTCTGTATCAATGGAAAATCCTATGGTAACATTATTCCGTCTAAAGGGCTTCGACAGGGAGACCCATTATCtccttatttgtttcttttatgtaCAGAGGGTTTCTCATCATTACTTGTAAAAGCTGAGGTAGAGAACAGGTTGCATGGAGTGTTTATATGTAGGAGAGCTCCTAGCATATCTCACTTATTATTTGCAGATGATTCCCTACTCTTTTGCCGAGCCACTCAAGATGAGGTTCAAGAAATAGTGGATATTTTGCAGCTCTATGCCACGGCTTTTAGGCAGCTTATAAATCTTGAGAAATCCTCAATATATTTTAGCAGCAACACAGATGGTGGGCAACGAAATTGGATAAAAACTAGGCTGAATGTTAAGGAAGTGGGCTGGTTTAAAACCTACCTGGGCTTACCAACACTGATTGGATGCTCAAAATATCAAGTTTTTGCCTTTCAAAAGGATAAAGTGTGGAAAAAGCTAGAAGGATGGAAGGGGATAATGCTATCTAGAGCCAGAAAAGAGGTGTTAATAAAGGTCGTTTCTTAATCTCTACCAACATATACTATAGGGTTGTTTCAACTCCCTGTGAAGCTTTGTGATGAGCTCAATGCCATGTGCGCAAGATTTTGGTAGGGGCAGGTGGGAAATGAGAGGAAAATTCATTAGAAGAGTTAGGACTCACTATCTAAACCAGTGTTGTCAATACCGTAtcataccggccggtacggctggaatataccgtaccggccggtGATCTGGTACGGTTAACCCCTACGTTTCGTACCGGTaaaaataccggccgtaccggcctCGTACCGGCCAATACCAgctgtaccggccggtatttGAATACCGGACCGAAACGttaaaaaaacttgttttgttaaTTCTGACATTTTCAAGGGtaagattgtaattttattaaatccTAATTCTAAAACCCTAAGTTCCTAACACTACCCAGTTCCCGCACagccctctttctttctttctctctctcacgctCTCTCTCAGCTACTCTGTTCTCTCAGTCTCTCGGCCAATCTTTCTCTCACTCTCGGCAGCTCCGCTGCTCTGTTTCTCAGTCGCCGACTCGCCGCTGCTCTGTTTCTCAGTTGCTGCTACTCTGTCTCTCACTCGCTGCCGCTGCTCTGTCTCTCACTCGCCGCTGCTCCGTCTCTCACTCGCCGCTGCTCCGTCTCTCACTCTCTCGGCCACTCTCAGGTAACgttttgtcttaattttttatgtgtggAATTATATTTCATGTGgaatatgataaataaaaacttgattATTGTGTTTATGAATTGATAGCAAAATTGGTTATTGTGTTGGTTCTGTGTTCAtgaattgatatatattgttgtttcattctTGATTTTGGTCTTAGGTAACattttgtcttaattttttctgtgtggaattatacttcatgtggaatatgataaataaaaacttgattACTGTGTTTATGAATTGATAGCAAAATTGATTATTGTGTTGGTTCTGTGTTCCTGAATTaatatatattgttgtttcattttttattttggttagcTTCAAATATTGGGTTAGTAATTTACAACTTAGTATGACTATTAATAAAAAGGTAACTAGAGTTATTAACAAATAATTGATGGTATATTTGCAGTGTAAATTATGACTGAAAATCAGTCAAGTGTAGCATCTGGCCCGGCTGTAAGGTCCGAGGATCTAGCATGGGCTTATGGCCGTGCTGTGCCGGATGCAAGAAATAACACCCAGTGtactttttgttgtaaaatgataagggggggggggggaggaattACTAGGCTCAAGTATCATTTAGCTGGGATTTCGGGTGATGTTGAAGCATGTAAAAAAGTATCTGAAGATGTAAAATGGCAAATGAAACAGTTGATTGAAGATTTAAAGAAAAGTaaacagaaaaaaagaagaatgaataAAGAAATTGCAAATCCCTATGATgtagaggaggaggaggaggaggatgatCATCATCATGATGAAGGTAATAATGATAATGAGAGAGGGGGTTCAAAGAGTCATTCATCAGTTAGTAATTATAACACTAAGGGGAAAGAAAAAGTTGGAGAAAAGTCAAACATTAAATCCTATTTTGCTCCAAGAACAAAACCTGGTTCTCAACCGTTCATAAGGTCTTCTTTGGCCTCAAAGCAAATGGTTGAGAAGGCAAGAATGAATTTTGCAAGATGGTGGTACCATGCTAATATACCTTTCCATGCCGCTCACTCTGTGTATTACCAAGAAGCTTTAGATAATGTAACAGCTATTGGGCCTGGTTTTAAGGGACCTTCTTATCATGACTTGAGGGGGCCTTTATTACAAAAACATGTGGGTGAAATGAATGATTATCTCTTAGATGTGAAAAATGATTGGAAAGTTTATGGGTGTTCAATTATGTCAGATGGGTGGACAAATCAAAAGAGAGCTccaatcattaattttttagtgTATTGTCCTAGAGGTACCATGTTTCTTAAATCCCTTGATGTGTCAGACCTAACAAAGGATGCAGATACATTGTTTAAGTTGTTTGATAAAGTTGTTCAAGAAGTTGGGCCTGAGAACGTTGTGCAGTTCATTACAGATAATGATGCTTCTTACAAGTCTGCAGGAAAGAAGCTAATGCAAAAATATGGGACATTCTATTGGTCTCCTTGTGCAGCCTATTGCATTGATTTAATGTTGGAAAATTTTTCTGATAAAAGATATTTTCCTATCATTGATGAAACCATTCAAAAGGCTCAAAAGATTACCAAATTCATATACAACCATGGCAAGATTTTAGCTTTGATGAGAAGCGACTTCACTAATGGTAGGGATTTGATTCGTCCAGCCATCACAAGGTTTGCAACTGAGTTTTTAAGTCTTCAATGCTTGACTAAGTTCAAGAAAGAACTTAGGCAAATGTTTACTTGTGATCAATGGGTCGAATCTCGATATGCTAGGGATGTCATGGGAAAAGAGGTGGCTGCAATTGTTTTGGAAGATAGAGAGTTTTGGTTACAATGTCAACAAATAGTGAAGATTAGTGAGCCTTTGGTTAGAGTACTACGTCTTGTAGATGGGGATGAAAAATCATCAATGGGATACTTGTATGAGGCAATGGATGAAGCAAAGGAGAATATAAAAGCAAGGTTGAAGAATAAAATTTCTGCATATATACCATTTACTAGTGTCATTGATGCTAGATGGGATAAACAACTCCATAGTCCATTGCATGCAGCAGGTTGTTATCTTAACCCTGGAATCTTCTTTAGGCCATCATTTAAGAAGCAAAAAGATGTTACAAAAGGCCTACTTAGTACCATTATAAGGCTGGTTTCTGATCCTGATGAGCAAGATATTCTTAGTTCTCAAATTGAATCATACAAAAAGTCTTTAGGTGACTTTGGAATGCCTATGGCAATCAGCCAACGTGAAAAACTAAGTCCAGGTATGCTATATGTATCTATACAtacgtacatatatatatatatatatacacatttcatttgaaagtttgttatttgctttgtactaaattaataatttcttttatttttggaagttgCTTGGTGGGAGCAATTTGGAAATGACACTCCGGAATTACAAAAGTTTGCAATTCGAGTGCTAAGTCAGTGTTGTAGTGCAACTGGTTGTGAAAAAGCTTGGAGCACATTTGAGTTTGTCCATTCCAAGAGGAGAAATAGGCTTGAGCATAAACATTTGAATGACTTGGTGTATGTTCGGTATAATTTGTTGTAACGAGAAAGgtatgtttttaaatatattcaatttttattttgaatgattAGAAAATGTCACCAATGTATGATATTGATTTTGGTAGGAACATTAGAAGGACAAAGGATTACTTGGATCCTGTAAGCCTTGATAATATTGATTTAATGGAGGATTGGGTAGCTGAGGATTCTGAATTTTTGTTACTAACTGAGGAAGATGTGAATTGGGATAGCATTGAAGAACCATTAGCAACAATGACTTTAgaagatgataatgatgatgatgatgatgttgttgtACTTGATGAGGAAGATGGTGAAAATGATGTTGTGTTGACAGATGCTAATACTCATGTGTATTATGGTCCTGATGTAAATCCTTTTGAAGGATGGGAGTAGATCTTGTGtaatttgtgtttatttgttttctttgtgtgtaatgaacaattttatattgtgttttttttttagttgatgtTAAAGTTTCAAACAATGAATTATTTGTTCTTAATTGAAGTAATGTTTTATGATAAACATGAATTTTTGAGGTATTGTTTTATGGTAAATAGAGATtttgtgtatgtatgtgtgtgtgtgtgtgtgtatatatatatattaaatatataaaataacggtaaacccgaaacggtacaccggtattgaccggtatccgaaatataccGTACCGGTGGCCAAACTGGTACGGCCTCCAGTATGGTATTGACAACCTTGATCTAAACCAAAGAAGGAGGGTGGTATGGGCTTTAGGGATATTCGTTGTTTTAATCTAGCAATGCTAGCCAAGCAAGGTTGGAGGTTGCTGCAACCAAAGGATACGCTGCTATATAAATGTTTCAAAGCGAAGTACTTTCCACGGTGCAATTTTTTGGAGGCAGAGGATGTACCTAATAGTTCCTATGTGTGGAAGAGCATTATTGCGACTAAATTGATCCTAAAGAAAGGAAGCTGTTAGACGGTGGGAGATGGTTCTAAAATTCGGGTACTTAAAGACAAATGGATTCCGAACTATCCCACTAATAAGGTGCTGCATCCACTGGTGGAAGAAGAGTGGGAATGGTGGGTTTCGGAGCTAATTGATTGGTCAACCAAGCATTGGGATAGGCAATTACTTGATCTGAAGTTTCACCGTGAAGATGCAGATGCAATCTCTCAGATTCCACTGAGTCATTGACAAACAAATGATACTTTGTTTTGGTTGCACTCCACAGAGGGGGAATTTTCGATAAAAACAGGGTACCATTTGGCTAAAGAGTTAAAGAGGGAGAATGATGTAAATGGAGAGAACTCATTGTCGGTGGGAAGTAGCACAGTGTGGGGCAAGTTATGGAAACTCCACATACCAAACAAGGTCCGAAATTTTGCATAGTGCACTTGCCATGAAATTCTGCTTACTCAAGAGAAGCTTGCTCGAAGACTCATTATGGAGGATGACACATGCCTCCTATGCAAAAGAGACTCAAAATCTGCAATTCATGCCTTATGGGAGTGTAGTGTGGCTCAGGATGTGTGGGTGGGCTGTGCGAGATGGTTGCAAAAAATGGTGGGAGGACAACTTGATGTGCTGCAACTAGTGGAGGAGCTACTGAAAAAATTAACAACTGAGGAGCTCGAGCTATTTTGTGTCTAGGCTTGGTTGATTTGGAATCAACGGAATACTACTATCCATGGTGGGAGTATGCAAGACCCGTCTCGGCTGAACAAGAGAGCAACAAAATTTTTGGAGGAGTTTAGGGAAGCTCAACAACACCTGGCGATCCAAACATCCATTGCTAGAGAAGTCCAGTGGAGCCCACCGTCGAAAAATGGATTTAAGCTAAACTTTAATGCAACCATTTTTGAGGATTTAAATGCATCGGGGTTCGGTGCAGTTATACGCAATGAGGAGGGCGAAGT
This DNA window, taken from Quercus robur chromosome 2, dhQueRobu3.1, whole genome shotgun sequence, encodes the following:
- the LOC126695419 gene encoding uncharacterized protein LOC126695419 encodes the protein MNKEIANPYDVEEEEEEDDHHHDEGNNDNERGGSKSHSSVSNYNTKGKEKVGEKSNIKSYFAPRTKPGSQPFIRSSLASKQMVEKARMNFARWWYHANIPFHAAHSVYYQEALDNVTAIGPGFKGPSYHDLRGPLLQKHVGEMNDYLLDVKNDWKVYGCSIMSDGWTNQKRAPIINFLVYCPRGTMFLKSLDVSDLTKDADTLFKLFDKVVQEVGPENVVQFITDNDASYKSAGKKLMQKYGTFYWSPCAAYCIDLMLENFSDKRYFPIIDETIQKAQKITKFIYNHGKILALMRSDFTNGRDLIRPAITRFATEFLSLQCLTKFKKELRQMFTCDQWVESRYARDVMGKEVAAIVLEDREFWLQCQQIVKISEPLVRVLRLVDGDEKSSMGYLYEAMDEAKENIKARLKNKISAYIPFTSVIDARWDKQLHSPLHAAGCYLNPGIFFRPSFKKQKDVTKGLLSTIIRLVSDPDEQDILSSQIESYKKSLGDFGMPMAISQREKLSPVAWWEQFGNDTPELQKFAIRVLSQCCSATGCEKAWSTFEFVHSKRRNRLEHKHLNDLVYVRNIRRTKDYLDPVSLDNIDLMEDWVAEDSEFLLLTEEDVNWDSIEEPLATMTLEDDNDDDDDVVVLDEEDGENDVVLTDANTHVYYGPDVNPFEGWE